A window of Sphingomonas sp. Leaf357 contains these coding sequences:
- a CDS encoding sulfatase family protein, translating to MDRRSVLLGASLIGAAAMVDGKVAAAVAAPKPRRNVLLLISDDQGLDLGSYGVSIRTPRIDTFARGATRFTNGFAAVSSCSPSRAVINTGLYTHQNGMYGLQHDVHHQSLLDGIETLPAMLRRAGYATALVGKKHVGPDSAFPYETELVPERSGIRDVRELAIAASSFIRASDDRPFFVTVAYSDPHRAAVDYGNDRIWPGVKPAIYNPAKVPIPSHLPDIPAVRQDLAEYYESLSRLDTGIGMILDDLAATGRADDTLVIFCSDNGRPFPGAKTNLYDPGLHLPLIVRAPGHAGSVNRAMVSWVDIAPTVLDFAGVAPPARYKLSGTSLLPLLGQPDAAGRDTVFASHDFHEINQYYPMRSVRTHDHSYIANLAHPLDYPIAGDVAGSPSWKAIAADPAIRLGKRTQAAYLKRPAEELYDLARDPDELVNVAADPAYAGVLADLRQRLQTMRATTKDPWLAGQTDPYAHIGRSE from the coding sequence ATGGACCGGCGTTCCGTACTGCTTGGTGCGTCCCTGATCGGCGCAGCGGCAATGGTCGATGGAAAGGTTGCTGCGGCGGTGGCGGCACCGAAGCCACGTCGCAACGTCCTGCTGCTCATCTCGGACGATCAGGGGCTCGATCTCGGCAGTTACGGCGTTTCAATCCGTACGCCGCGTATCGACACATTCGCTCGCGGGGCCACGCGCTTCACGAACGGGTTCGCGGCCGTGTCCTCGTGCAGCCCGAGCCGGGCGGTGATCAACACCGGCCTGTATACCCATCAGAACGGCATGTACGGCCTGCAGCACGACGTGCACCATCAGTCGCTGCTCGACGGGATCGAGACGCTGCCGGCGATGCTGCGCCGTGCGGGCTATGCCACCGCCCTGGTCGGCAAGAAGCATGTTGGGCCGGACAGCGCGTTTCCCTACGAGACCGAATTGGTGCCGGAGCGCTCCGGAATACGCGACGTGCGCGAACTGGCGATCGCAGCGTCCAGCTTCATCCGCGCGTCCGACGACCGGCCCTTCTTCGTCACCGTCGCGTACAGCGATCCGCATCGCGCGGCGGTCGATTACGGCAACGATCGCATCTGGCCTGGCGTCAAGCCAGCGATCTACAACCCAGCCAAGGTGCCGATCCCGTCTCATCTGCCCGATATCCCGGCGGTGCGGCAGGATCTGGCCGAATATTACGAATCGCTCAGCCGGCTCGATACCGGCATCGGCATGATCCTCGACGATCTCGCCGCCACCGGCCGGGCAGACGATACGCTGGTGATCTTCTGCAGCGACAATGGCCGGCCCTTCCCCGGCGCCAAGACCAACCTCTACGATCCCGGCCTGCATCTGCCGCTGATCGTTCGCGCGCCGGGCCATGCGGGCAGCGTCAACCGCGCGATGGTCAGCTGGGTCGATATCGCGCCGACGGTGCTGGATTTTGCCGGCGTCGCGCCGCCCGCGCGATATAAGCTGTCGGGAACGTCACTCCTGCCGCTGCTCGGGCAGCCCGATGCGGCTGGCCGCGACACGGTATTCGCAAGCCACGATTTCCACGAGATCAATCAATATTATCCGATGCGCAGCGTGCGCACGCACGACCACAGCTACATCGCCAATCTAGCGCACCCGCTCGATTATCCGATCGCCGGAGACGTTGCGGGATCGCCGAGCTGGAAGGCGATCGCCGCCGATCCGGCGATCCGCCTCGGCAAGCGCACTCAGGCCGCGTATCTCAAGCGCCCGGCGGAGGAACTCTACGATTTGGCGCGCGATCCGGACGAACTGGTCAACGTCGCCGCCGATCCGGCCTATGCCGGCGTCCTGGCCGATCTGCGTCAGCGGCTGCAGACGATGCGCGCCACGACCAAGGATCCCTGGCTTGCGGGGCAGACCGATCCCTATGCGCATATCGGGCGCAGCGAATGA